The Deinococcus wulumuqiensis R12 genome has a window encoding:
- a CDS encoding pyruvate, water dikinase regulatory protein, with product MSRPVFIVSDHTGLTAENIARALLTHFPAQPLRYLRRPFTTDMAAAQSVVREAETLAARGERPLIFTTTIHPDVLNTLRTAPAQVFDLLTENLRILEQEFAEAPRLEAGGHHDMQDNEAYLSRMEALDFALATDDGVGDRQYGLSDVILVGVSRAGKTPTSLFLALQHGIRASNYPLAEDDFERDGLPAPLQAHRDKLFGLTIDPRRLHAIRTQRKPGSKYASIEQCEYEVRRTNTLFARLGIPSKDTTSASVEEIAAGVLALLRQSGRLEG from the coding sequence ATGTCCCGTCCCGTGTTCATCGTGTCCGACCACACCGGCCTGACCGCCGAGAACATCGCCCGTGCGCTGCTCACGCACTTTCCCGCGCAGCCTCTCCGCTACCTGCGCCGACCCTTCACCACCGACATGGCCGCCGCGCAGAGCGTGGTGCGCGAGGCCGAGACCCTGGCCGCGCGGGGCGAGCGCCCACTGATTTTCACCACCACCATTCACCCCGACGTGCTGAACACGCTGCGAACCGCGCCCGCACAGGTGTTCGACCTGCTGACCGAGAACCTGCGGATTCTGGAACAGGAATTTGCCGAGGCCCCCAGGCTGGAAGCCGGCGGACACCACGACATGCAGGACAACGAAGCGTACCTCTCGCGCATGGAGGCGCTGGATTTCGCCCTCGCCACCGACGACGGCGTGGGGGACCGGCAATACGGCCTGAGCGACGTGATTCTGGTCGGCGTGTCGCGGGCCGGAAAAACGCCCACCAGCCTCTTTCTGGCCTTGCAGCACGGCATTCGCGCCAGCAACTACCCGCTGGCCGAGGACGATTTCGAGCGCGACGGCCTGCCCGCGCCCCTGCAGGCACACCGGGACAAACTGTTCGGCTTGACCATCGACCCCCGGCGGCTGCACGCCATTCGCACCCAGCGCAAGCCGGGCAGCAAGTACGCCAGCATCGAGCAGTGCGAGTACGAGGTCCGGCGCACCAATACCCTGTTCGCGCGGCTGGGCATTCCCTCCAAAGACACGACCAGCGCCAGCGTGGAAGAAATCGCGGCGGGCGTGCTGGCCCTGCTGCGGCA
- the ppsA gene encoding pyruvate, water dikinase — protein MDMIRPFGTLRMTDVEIVGGKNASIGEMIQGLAASGVRVPGGFATTADAFRLFLQENDIETKINAKLKALDVNDVNALVAAGKEIRGWVEEARLPAALEEAIRQAYGEMGDDPDVAVRSSATAEDLPEASFAGQQETFLNVRGIDEVLKHVKLVFASLYNDRAISYRVHHNFEHSEVALSAGVQRMVRTDLGVSGVAFTLDTESGFRDAVFVTSSYGLGEMVVQGAVNPDEFFVYKPALEQGKKAVLRRTRGSKQKKMIYAPEGGVQTVDVAEAEQRAFSLSDDDLTELARQCVTIEKHYGRPMDIEWGKDGRDGQIYILQARPETVQSRAGRTLERFELTGKGDVLVEGRAVGNRIGAGVVRVVKDISQMDSVQDGDILVADMTDPDWEPVMKRASAIVTNRGGRTCHAAIIARELGIPAVVGTGNATRELQNGQEVTVSCAEGDTGYVYGGRLDFHVNRVELDAMPEVGMKIMMNVASPDRAFSFAALPNEGVGLARVEFVISNVIGIHPRALLDYPDVPDEVKAQIEEKTAGYASPRDFFREKLAEGVASIAAAFAPKPVIVRLSDFKSNEYHHLIGGPAYEPTEENPMIGFRGASRYRSADFADAFALECDAMKQVRDDMGLTNVQLMIPFVRTVAEGRRILEILKENGLTQGENGLKVIMMCEVPSNALLADQFLDLFDGFSIGSNDLTQLTLALDRDSGLVADMFDEQNEAVLALMGMAIRAAKAKGKYVGICGQGPSDHPALAQWLMDQGIDSVSLNPDSVLSTWLHLAGEQA, from the coding sequence ATGGACATGATTCGCCCCTTCGGGACACTAAGGATGACCGACGTCGAAATCGTCGGCGGCAAGAACGCCTCCATCGGCGAGATGATTCAGGGCCTCGCCGCCTCGGGGGTGCGCGTCCCCGGCGGCTTTGCGACCACCGCCGACGCCTTCCGGCTCTTTTTGCAGGAAAACGACATCGAAACCAAAATCAACGCCAAATTGAAGGCGCTCGACGTGAACGACGTCAACGCCCTCGTCGCGGCGGGCAAGGAGATTCGCGGCTGGGTGGAGGAAGCCAGGCTGCCCGCCGCGCTGGAAGAGGCGATTCGTCAGGCTTACGGCGAGATGGGCGACGACCCCGACGTGGCTGTGCGCTCCTCCGCCACCGCCGAGGACCTGCCCGAAGCGAGTTTTGCCGGGCAGCAGGAAACCTTCCTGAACGTGCGCGGCATCGACGAGGTGCTGAAGCACGTCAAGCTGGTGTTCGCCAGCCTGTACAACGACCGCGCCATCAGTTACCGCGTCCACCACAACTTCGAGCATTCCGAAGTGGCGCTCTCGGCGGGCGTGCAGCGCATGGTCCGCACCGACCTCGGCGTGTCGGGCGTGGCGTTTACCCTCGACACCGAATCCGGCTTCCGGGACGCGGTGTTCGTGACCTCCTCCTACGGCCTGGGCGAAATGGTGGTGCAGGGGGCCGTGAACCCCGACGAGTTCTTCGTCTACAAGCCCGCGCTGGAGCAGGGCAAAAAGGCCGTCCTGCGCCGGACACGCGGCAGCAAGCAGAAGAAGATGATTTACGCCCCGGAAGGTGGCGTGCAGACGGTGGACGTGGCGGAGGCCGAGCAGCGGGCCTTTTCCCTGTCCGACGACGACCTGACCGAACTCGCCCGCCAGTGCGTGACCATCGAGAAACACTATGGCCGCCCGATGGACATCGAGTGGGGCAAAGACGGGCGCGACGGGCAGATTTACATTCTTCAGGCCCGCCCCGAAACCGTGCAGAGCCGCGCCGGGCGCACGCTGGAGCGCTTCGAGCTGACCGGCAAGGGTGACGTGCTGGTCGAGGGCCGCGCCGTGGGCAACCGCATCGGCGCGGGCGTGGTGCGCGTGGTGAAGGACATCTCGCAGATGGACTCCGTGCAGGACGGCGACATTCTGGTGGCCGACATGACCGACCCCGACTGGGAACCGGTGATGAAGCGGGCCTCGGCCATCGTGACCAACCGGGGCGGACGCACCTGCCACGCCGCCATCATCGCCCGTGAACTCGGGATTCCCGCCGTCGTGGGCACCGGCAACGCCACCCGCGAACTCCAAAACGGCCAGGAAGTCACCGTGTCCTGCGCCGAGGGCGACACCGGCTACGTGTACGGCGGTAGGCTGGACTTCCACGTCAACCGGGTGGAACTCGACGCCATGCCCGAAGTCGGCATGAAAATCATGATGAACGTGGCCTCGCCTGACCGCGCCTTCTCCTTTGCCGCGCTGCCGAACGAAGGCGTGGGGCTGGCCCGCGTGGAATTCGTCATCTCCAACGTCATCGGCATTCACCCCCGCGCCCTGCTCGACTACCCGGACGTCCCCGATGAAGTGAAGGCCCAGATTGAGGAAAAAACCGCTGGATACGCCTCGCCGCGCGACTTTTTCCGCGAAAAGCTGGCCGAGGGTGTGGCGAGCATCGCCGCCGCGTTTGCGCCCAAGCCGGTCATCGTGCGTCTCTCGGATTTCAAGAGCAACGAGTACCACCACCTTATCGGCGGCCCGGCCTACGAACCCACCGAGGAAAACCCCATGATCGGCTTCCGGGGCGCGAGCCGCTACCGCAGCGCCGACTTTGCCGACGCCTTCGCGCTGGAGTGCGACGCCATGAAGCAGGTGCGCGACGACATGGGCCTGACCAACGTGCAACTGATGATTCCCTTCGTGCGCACGGTGGCCGAGGGGCGGCGCATTCTGGAAATCCTGAAGGAAAACGGCCTCACGCAGGGCGAGAACGGCCTCAAGGTCATCATGATGTGCGAGGTGCCGAGCAACGCCCTGCTGGCCGACCAGTTCCTCGACCTGTTCGACGGCTTTTCCATCGGCTCCAACGACCTGACGCAGCTCACGCTGGCGCTCGACCGCGACTCCGGGCTGGTGGCCGACATGTTCGACGAGCAGAACGAAGCGGTCCTCGCCCTGATGGGCATGGCGATTCGGGCCGCCAAGGCCAAGGGCAAATACGTCGGCATCTGCGGTCAGGGCCCCAGCGACCACCCCGCCCTCGCCCAGTGGCTGATGGACCAGGGTATCGACTCGGTGAGCCTGAACCCCGACAGCGTGCTGAGCACCTGGCTGCACCTGGCGGGCGAACAGGCGTAA
- a CDS encoding NAD(P)/FAD-dependent oxidoreductase — MTSSESMGTDIIVIGAGLAGLTAARTLQRAGKTVRVLERSQHLGGRVWSKQVDGYTLDVGFIGMFTAYPAAKRQFDYDALDLVRLKPSAVLRQEGGRAELVGDPLRDPAALPGDLSAAALTVKDRAVAAKLAAELLARPAHELLNGPDQTTRAYLLEQGFSERSLERFFTPFFGGLVLDRQLETSAGLFRYYFRMLMTGDVSIPRAGMSELPRQLARALDVSFGVTVTGLHAGPDGVTVQIETGETLHAVQVVVATDPNAAARLLGERPGAARPIARGSLGSTYLHYAAPEPLERQRRLQLGALPTGQLNQVFWLQEEFPNRVPDGHGLLIVSVWGVPDVDDASLSAQVLGELRPWYGAGVERLRLLSVDRIPHTQFPQPAGYAATLPGHTTPLPNVFLASEVNSLSGIQGALEGGEKAAAAILGDLEVLSRPRGA, encoded by the coding sequence ATGACATCAAGCGAGAGCATGGGGACCGACATCATCGTGATAGGCGCCGGACTCGCGGGCCTGACCGCCGCCCGCACCCTGCAACGGGCCGGGAAAACCGTGCGGGTGCTGGAGCGCTCGCAGCACCTCGGGGGGCGCGTGTGGAGCAAGCAGGTGGACGGCTACACGCTCGACGTGGGCTTTATTGGCATGTTCACGGCGTACCCGGCGGCCAAGCGGCAGTTCGACTACGACGCCCTCGACCTCGTGCGGCTCAAGCCCTCGGCGGTGCTGCGGCAGGAAGGCGGACGGGCCGAACTGGTGGGCGACCCCCTGCGCGACCCGGCGGCGCTGCCCGGTGACCTGAGCGCGGCGGCGCTCACAGTGAAAGACCGGGCTGTGGCGGCGAAACTGGCGGCAGAACTGCTCGCCCGGCCCGCCCATGAACTCCTGAACGGCCCCGACCAGACCACCCGCGCGTACCTGCTGGAACAGGGCTTTTCCGAACGCTCGCTCGAACGTTTCTTCACCCCGTTTTTCGGCGGGCTGGTGCTCGACCGCCAGCTGGAAACGAGCGCCGGGCTGTTTCGCTACTACTTCAGAATGCTGATGACCGGCGACGTGTCCATTCCCCGCGCGGGCATGAGCGAGCTGCCCCGGCAACTGGCGCGGGCGCTGGACGTGTCGTTCGGCGTGACGGTGACGGGCCTGCACGCCGGACCGGATGGCGTGACCGTGCAGATCGAAACGGGTGAAACGCTGCATGCCGTCCAGGTCGTCGTCGCCACCGACCCGAATGCGGCGGCGCGGCTGCTGGGCGAGCGGCCCGGCGCGGCGCGGCCCATCGCGCGGGGGAGCCTCGGCAGCACCTACCTGCACTACGCTGCCCCCGAGCCGCTGGAGCGTCAGCGGCGGCTGCAACTGGGCGCCCTGCCGACCGGGCAGCTCAATCAGGTGTTCTGGTTGCAGGAGGAGTTCCCCAACCGCGTGCCGGACGGTCACGGCCTGCTGATCGTCTCGGTCTGGGGCGTGCCGGACGTGGACGACGCCAGCCTGAGCGCCCAGGTGCTGGGCGAACTGCGCCCCTGGTACGGTGCCGGGGTGGAGCGGCTGCGTCTGCTCTCGGTGGACCGTATTCCCCACACGCAGTTTCCGCAGCCCGCCGGATACGCGGCCACCCTGCCCGGCCACACGACGCCGCTGCCGAACGTCTTTCTGGCGAGTGAGGTCAACTCGCTCAGCGGCATCCAGGGCGCCCTGGAAGGCGGGGAAAAGGCGGCGGCGGCCATTCTGGGCGACCTGGAGGTGCTCAGCCGCCCCCGCGGGGCGTAA
- the acnA gene encoding aconitate hydratase AcnA, with protein MADKAMNLFGARDTLQVPGSDKKLYFYNLSKLQGHDVSRLPVSIKVLLESVLREANDYDVRREDVETVAGWSATNPEVEIPFKPARVILQDFTGVPAVVDLAAMRSAMVGLGGDPSKINPLIPVDLVIDHSVQVDEFGTEFALANNMALEFERNRERYEFLRWGQQAFDNFGVVPPASGIVHQVNLEYLAKGVQTRPEEDGEVVYPDSLVGTDSHTTMINGLGIVGWGVGGIEAEAVMLGQPIYMLMPEVIGFKITGAMPEGATATDLALRVTEMLRQKGVVGKFVEFYGAGLSNMTLPDRATIANMAPEYGATMGFFPVDDEALRYLRRTGRLEDEVGLVEAYYKAQGMFRTDETPDPVFTDTIELDLGTIVPSLAGPKRPQDRVNLSDMHTVFSEALTAPVKNRGFELGQDKLGAQGTIGGTDIKIGHGAVTLASITSCTNTSNPSVLIAAGLVAKKAVEKGLKTRAWVKTSLAPGSRVVTEYLEAAGLQTYLDQIGFNTVGYGCMTCIGNSGPLPEPVVEAITEGDLVVASVLSGNRNFEGRVNPHIKANYLASPPLVVAYALAGTVVNDIVNDPIGQDAQGQDVFLKDIWPTGAEIQEAMDRSITAEMFKKVYDGIEKSNADWNAIPVAEGDLYDWKEDSTYIQNPPFFDDLAGGARDIESIRGARVLVKVGDSVTTDHISPAGSFKADTPAGRYLTERGIAPKDFNSYGSRRGNDRIMTRGTFANIRLKNQLAPGTEGGFTTNFLNGEVTSIYDASVAYKEAGVPLVVLAGKDYGMGSSRDWAAKGTFLLGVKAVIAESFERIHRSNLVGMGVLPLQYKDGQTADSLGLSGDETFEFVLPADLKPRQDVTVRVTGKDGQARDITVMCRIDTPVEIDYYKNGGILQTVLRGILSKSQGEVKA; from the coding sequence ATGGCAGACAAGGCGATGAACCTGTTTGGCGCCCGTGACACCCTGCAGGTGCCCGGCAGCGACAAGAAACTGTACTTCTACAACCTGAGCAAGTTGCAGGGCCACGACGTGTCGCGCCTGCCCGTCAGCATCAAGGTGCTGCTCGAAAGCGTGCTGCGCGAGGCCAACGACTACGACGTGCGGCGCGAGGACGTGGAGACCGTCGCCGGGTGGAGTGCGACCAACCCCGAGGTCGAGATTCCCTTCAAGCCCGCCCGCGTGATTTTGCAGGACTTTACCGGCGTGCCCGCCGTGGTGGACCTCGCCGCCATGAGAAGCGCGATGGTGGGCCTCGGCGGTGACCCCAGCAAGATCAACCCGCTGATTCCGGTGGACCTCGTCATCGACCACTCGGTGCAGGTGGACGAGTTCGGCACCGAGTTCGCGCTCGCGAACAACATGGCGCTGGAATTCGAGCGCAACCGTGAACGCTACGAGTTCCTCAGATGGGGCCAGCAGGCCTTCGACAACTTCGGCGTGGTGCCGCCCGCTTCGGGCATCGTTCACCAGGTCAACCTCGAGTACCTCGCCAAGGGCGTGCAGACCCGCCCCGAGGAAGACGGCGAAGTCGTGTACCCCGACAGCCTCGTCGGCACCGACTCGCACACCACCATGATCAACGGCCTGGGCATCGTGGGCTGGGGCGTGGGCGGCATCGAGGCCGAAGCGGTGATGCTGGGCCAGCCCATCTACATGCTGATGCCCGAAGTCATCGGCTTCAAGATCACCGGCGCGATGCCCGAAGGGGCCACCGCCACCGACCTCGCGCTGCGCGTGACCGAAATGCTGCGTCAGAAGGGCGTGGTCGGCAAGTTCGTCGAGTTCTACGGCGCGGGCCTGAGCAACATGACCCTGCCCGACCGCGCCACCATCGCCAACATGGCCCCCGAATACGGCGCCACCATGGGCTTTTTCCCAGTGGACGACGAAGCGCTGCGTTACCTGCGCCGCACGGGTCGCCTGGAAGACGAAGTCGGTCTGGTCGAGGCTTATTACAAGGCCCAGGGCATGTTCCGCACCGACGAAACGCCCGACCCCGTGTTCACCGACACCATCGAACTCGACCTCGGCACCATCGTGCCCAGCCTGGCCGGTCCCAAGCGCCCGCAGGACCGCGTGAACCTCAGCGACATGCACACCGTGTTCAGTGAGGCGCTGACCGCGCCCGTCAAGAACCGTGGCTTCGAACTCGGTCAGGACAAGCTCGGCGCCCAGGGCACCATCGGCGGCACCGACATCAAGATCGGGCACGGCGCGGTGACGCTGGCGAGCATCACTTCCTGCACCAACACCTCCAACCCCAGCGTGCTCATCGCCGCCGGTCTGGTCGCGAAAAAGGCCGTGGAAAAGGGCCTGAAGACCCGCGCCTGGGTCAAGACCAGCCTCGCCCCCGGCTCCCGCGTGGTGACCGAGTACCTCGAAGCCGCCGGGCTGCAGACCTACCTCGACCAGATCGGCTTCAACACCGTGGGCTACGGCTGCATGACCTGCATCGGCAACTCCGGCCCGCTGCCTGAACCCGTCGTCGAGGCGATTACCGAAGGCGACCTGGTGGTGGCCTCGGTGCTCTCGGGCAACCGCAACTTCGAGGGCCGCGTCAACCCCCACATCAAGGCCAACTACCTCGCCAGCCCGCCCCTGGTCGTCGCCTACGCGCTGGCGGGCACGGTCGTGAACGACATCGTGAACGACCCCATCGGTCAGGACGCGCAGGGTCAGGACGTGTTCCTGAAAGACATCTGGCCCACCGGCGCCGAGATTCAGGAGGCGATGGACCGCTCCATCACCGCCGAGATGTTCAAGAAGGTCTACGACGGCATCGAGAAGAGCAACGCCGACTGGAACGCCATTCCTGTCGCCGAGGGTGACCTGTACGACTGGAAGGAAGACAGCACCTACATCCAGAACCCCCCCTTCTTCGACGACCTCGCGGGCGGCGCCCGTGACATCGAGAGCATCCGGGGCGCCCGCGTGCTGGTCAAGGTGGGCGACTCGGTGACCACCGACCACATCTCCCCCGCCGGCAGCTTCAAGGCCGACACCCCCGCTGGCCGCTACCTCACCGAGCGCGGCATCGCGCCCAAGGACTTCAACTCCTATGGCAGCCGTCGCGGGAACGACCGCATCATGACGCGCGGCACCTTTGCCAACATCCGCCTGAAAAACCAGCTCGCCCCCGGCACCGAAGGCGGCTTTACCACCAACTTCCTGAACGGCGAAGTCACCAGCATCTACGACGCTTCCGTCGCCTACAAGGAAGCGGGCGTGCCGCTGGTCGTGCTGGCCGGCAAGGACTACGGCATGGGCAGCAGCCGCGACTGGGCCGCCAAGGGCACCTTCCTGCTGGGCGTCAAGGCCGTGATTGCCGAGAGCTTCGAGCGCATCCACCGTTCCAACCTGGTCGGCATGGGCGTGCTGCCCCTCCAGTACAAGGACGGCCAGACCGCCGACTCCCTGGGTCTGAGCGGCGACGAAACCTTCGAGTTCGTGCTGCCCGCCGACCTGAAGCCCCGTCAGGACGTGACTGTTCGCGTCACCGGCAAGGACGGCCAGGCCCGAGACATCACCGTGATGTGCCGCATCGATACCCCTGTGGAAATCGACTACTACAAGAACGGCGGCATCCTGCAAACCGTGCTGCGCGGCATCCTGAGCAAGAGCCAGGGCGAAGTCAAGGCGTAA
- a CDS encoding CoA transferase produces the protein MFQPLQGLTVVSLAPNVPGPLAAASLRDAGARVVKVEGPAGDPLAQMSPEWYAELHRGIEVRAIDLKTDAGRAELDTLLAGADLLLTSSRPGALARLGLSPERLTRDFPRLCRVTIVGDTRDPEAAGHDLTYQAEAGLIDPAQPAMPRTLVADLTGSREAYAAALGLLLGRERGHAERERVVGLGDAARFAAAPYRVGLTAPGGLLSGAYDNYRLYATADGWVAAAPLEPHFAARWSEALGEDAAAALRTRPTAHWEALAAERDLPLAALAGE, from the coding sequence ATGTTCCAGCCGCTTCAGGGTCTGACCGTCGTTTCTCTGGCCCCCAACGTGCCCGGGCCGCTGGCCGCCGCCTCGCTGCGGGACGCGGGGGCCAGGGTCGTCAAGGTGGAGGGTCCGGCGGGCGACCCCCTCGCGCAGATGTCGCCCGAGTGGTACGCGGAGCTGCACCGGGGAATCGAGGTGCGGGCCATCGACCTCAAGACGGACGCGGGCCGGGCCGAGCTGGACACGCTGCTGGCGGGGGCCGATCTGCTGCTGACCAGTTCGCGTCCGGGGGCGCTGGCGCGGCTGGGGCTGTCGCCGGAGCGACTCACACGCGACTTTCCCCGGCTGTGCCGCGTGACCATCGTGGGCGATACCCGCGACCCCGAAGCGGCGGGCCATGACCTGACCTACCAGGCCGAAGCGGGCCTGATCGACCCCGCGCAGCCCGCCATGCCGCGCACGCTGGTGGCCGACCTGACCGGCAGCCGCGAGGCCTACGCCGCCGCGCTGGGTCTGCTGCTGGGCCGTGAGCGGGGGCACGCCGAGCGCGAGCGGGTGGTGGGTCTGGGGGACGCGGCGCGCTTTGCAGCCGCGCCCTACCGCGTGGGCCTGACTGCGCCGGGGGGGCTGCTTTCGGGCGCCTACGACAACTACCGCCTGTACGCCACCGCCGACGGCTGGGTGGCCGCCGCGCCGCTCGAACCCCACTTCGCCGCCCGCTGGTCCGAAGCGCTGGGCGAGGACGCCGCCGCTGCGCTGCGTACCCGGCCCACCGCCCACTGGGAAGCGCTGGCCGCCGAGCGTGACCTGCCGCTGGCCGCGCTGGCGGGGGAATAA
- a CDS encoding NAD(P)H-dependent flavin oxidoreductase: protein MTSLRERLGLRLPLVLAPMAGGISTPALVAAVSEVGGLGSLGAAYLTPEQVRQAGAELHRLTSRPWAINLFAPQPVPQITLPQVQAAAAELAPFHAELGLPAPALPQTPEPDFAEQFAAALACRPAALSFTFGRLGAAHLAELRGRGILSIGTATGLEEVRQLTADGVDAVVVQGGAAGGHRGGWAHDEQAGTLALVRAARAVTHLPLLAAGGLMTRDDVAAALAAGAELAQCGTAFLLADEAGTSAPYRAALARGGETVLTRAFSGRPARGLKNAVTEGVAYPLPSPYQNALTRAMRAAAAQAGRPDFLSLWAGTGVGQVRPGPAAELARQLTAGL, encoded by the coding sequence ATGACTTCTCTGCGCGAACGACTGGGCCTGCGTCTGCCGCTGGTGCTCGCGCCGATGGCGGGCGGCATTTCTACTCCGGCGCTGGTCGCGGCGGTTTCGGAAGTGGGCGGGCTGGGCAGCCTCGGCGCGGCGTATCTGACGCCGGAACAGGTGCGGCAGGCGGGCGCCGAACTCCACCGGCTGACCTCACGGCCCTGGGCCATCAACCTGTTCGCGCCGCAGCCGGTCCCGCAGATCACGCTGCCGCAGGTGCAGGCCGCCGCCGCCGAACTCGCCCCCTTTCACGCCGAACTGGGCCTGCCCGCCCCGGCGCTGCCGCAGACGCCCGAACCCGATTTCGCCGAACAGTTCGCGGCGGCGCTGGCCTGCCGACCCGCTGCCCTGTCCTTTACCTTCGGGCGGCTGGGTGCGGCACACCTGGCCGAGTTGCGCGGGCGCGGCATCCTGTCCATCGGCACGGCGACGGGCCTGGAGGAAGTCCGGCAGCTCACCGCCGACGGGGTGGACGCGGTGGTCGTGCAGGGCGGCGCGGCAGGCGGGCACCGGGGCGGCTGGGCGCACGACGAACAGGCGGGCACCCTGGCTCTGGTCCGGGCGGCGCGGGCCGTGACCCACCTCCCCCTGCTGGCGGCGGGCGGCCTGATGACGCGGGACGACGTGGCCGCCGCCCTCGCTGCCGGGGCGGAACTGGCGCAGTGCGGCACGGCTTTTTTGCTGGCTGACGAGGCGGGCACCTCTGCGCCTTACCGTGCGGCGCTGGCACGCGGCGGCGAAACGGTGCTGACACGGGCGTTCAGCGGGCGCCCGGCGCGGGGGCTGAAAAACGCCGTGACCGAGGGAGTGGCGTACCCCCTGCCTTCCCCCTACCAGAATGCCCTGACGCGGGCCATGCGTGCGGCAGCGGCTCAGGCCGGACGCCCCGACTTCCTCAGCCTATGGGCAGGAACGGGCGTGGGGCAGGTGCGCCCCGGTCCGGCAGCAGAACTGGCCCGGCAGCTCACCGCTGGTCTCTGA
- the aat gene encoding leucyl/phenylalanyl-tRNA--protein transferase produces MPAARAFLQHPDPLTREIAQGYAAGSFLMDNGDGLQWYGVSGRALVPLTEDAGLHVARRLRRDLGHFRASVDLAFGAVLEGCRGHLPGSPERDGEWISGELAEIYLHLHQTGLAHSFEVWKGDELAGGVLGLALGGAFIAESKFHRVTNGSKAALIHLAGHLHRQGFLLLDAQIQNPHLATLGVYEVTDAQYRPLLKAALGLDVTL; encoded by the coding sequence ATGCCTGCCGCCCGCGCCTTCTTGCAGCATCCCGACCCCCTGACCCGCGAAATCGCGCAGGGATACGCGGCAGGAAGTTTTCTGATGGACAACGGCGACGGGTTGCAGTGGTACGGCGTCAGTGGCCGGGCGCTGGTGCCGCTGACCGAGGACGCCGGGCTGCATGTCGCCCGGAGGCTGCGGCGCGACCTTGGGCACTTCCGGGCCAGTGTGGACCTCGCGTTCGGAGCGGTGCTCGAAGGCTGCCGGGGCCACCTGCCCGGCTCCCCCGAGCGCGACGGCGAGTGGATTTCGGGCGAACTGGCCGAGATTTACCTCCATCTGCACCAAACGGGACTGGCCCATTCCTTCGAGGTCTGGAAAGGCGACGAACTGGCGGGCGGCGTGCTGGGGCTGGCCCTGGGCGGCGCCTTTATCGCCGAGAGCAAGTTTCACCGCGTGACCAACGGCAGCAAGGCGGCCCTGATTCATCTCGCCGGGCACCTGCACCGCCAGGGGTTTTTGCTGCTCGACGCGCAGATTCAAAACCCGCACCTCGCGACCCTGGGGGTCTACGAGGTCACGGACGCGCAGTACCGGCCCCTGCTGAAAGCGGCCCTCGGGCTCGACGTGACCCTCTAG